A genomic window from Pyxidicoccus trucidator includes:
- a CDS encoding short-chain fatty acid transporter gives METLVRIAEGLGRFSARFVPSAFAIAVLLSLLTMGLAMGWADATPPKVLDSWGSGFWELLTFSMQMALVMFTGYLLALTRPVRAVLERVAGLARTPRGAVALMAFVSMALAYINWGLSLVASAMLVRFMARRRPDVDYRLLVACAYFGLGATWHAGLSASAPLLVATPGHFLEKSIGVLPIDRTLFSPFNLGLTVAVVGGLTLLAWALHPRPENVVRVDPAVLEKLGDFVPPERPRERSFALWLDYSPLLNLIFGALGLLWLGRHLWMNGGWRALNLNVVNFTFLVLAVLLHATPARLLKASEEAASVLHGIVLQFPLYAGIYGIFKATGLTDRIGELFVSLSTRETFPAIVYFYSGVVNYFVPSGGSKWAIEAPYLLNAATTLGVAPEKVVLAYAWGDMATDLIQPFWALPLLAVARLEFKDILGFLLVAFLTYLPLVTLAFFLFG, from the coding sequence GTGGAGACCCTCGTCCGCATCGCAGAAGGACTCGGCCGCTTCTCCGCGCGCTTCGTCCCGAGCGCGTTCGCCATCGCGGTGCTGCTCAGCCTCCTCACCATGGGGCTCGCCATGGGCTGGGCGGACGCCACACCGCCCAAGGTGCTCGACTCCTGGGGCAGTGGCTTCTGGGAGCTGCTCACCTTCTCCATGCAGATGGCGCTGGTCATGTTCACCGGCTACCTGCTGGCCCTCACCCGCCCGGTGCGCGCCGTGCTGGAGCGCGTGGCCGGACTGGCCCGCACACCGCGCGGCGCGGTGGCGCTCATGGCCTTCGTCTCCATGGCGCTGGCGTACATCAACTGGGGCCTGTCCCTCGTCGCCAGCGCCATGCTGGTGCGCTTCATGGCGCGGCGCCGGCCGGACGTGGACTACCGCCTGCTCGTGGCGTGCGCGTACTTCGGCCTGGGCGCCACATGGCACGCCGGCCTGTCCGCCTCGGCGCCCCTGCTGGTGGCCACCCCCGGCCACTTCCTGGAGAAGAGCATCGGCGTCCTGCCCATCGACAGGACGCTCTTCTCGCCCTTCAACCTCGGCCTCACCGTGGCCGTGGTGGGCGGGCTGACGCTGCTCGCGTGGGCGCTGCACCCGCGGCCGGAGAACGTGGTGCGCGTGGACCCGGCCGTGCTGGAGAAGCTGGGAGACTTCGTGCCGCCGGAGCGTCCGCGCGAGCGGAGCTTCGCCCTCTGGCTCGACTACTCGCCGCTGCTCAACCTCATCTTCGGCGCACTGGGGCTGCTGTGGCTCGGCCGCCACCTGTGGATGAACGGTGGCTGGCGCGCGCTCAACCTCAACGTGGTGAACTTCACCTTCCTGGTGCTGGCGGTGCTGCTGCATGCCACGCCCGCGCGGCTGCTCAAGGCCAGTGAAGAGGCCGCCAGCGTGCTGCACGGCATCGTCCTCCAGTTCCCGCTGTACGCCGGCATCTACGGCATCTTCAAGGCCACGGGGCTGACGGACCGCATCGGCGAGCTGTTCGTGTCGCTCTCCACCCGCGAGACGTTCCCCGCCATCGTCTACTTCTATAGCGGCGTGGTGAACTACTTCGTCCCCTCCGGCGGCTCCAAGTGGGCCATCGAAGCGCCCTACCTCCTCAACGCCGCGACGACGCTGGGCGTCGCGCCGGAGAAGGTGGTGCTGGCGTACGCCTGGGGCGACATGGCCACCGACCTCATCCAGCCCTTCTGGGCCCTGCCGCTGCTGGCGGTGGCCCGGTTGGAGTTCAAGGACATCCTCGGCTTCCTCCTGGTGGCCTTCCTGACTTACCTGCCGCTGGTGACGCTGGCCTTCTTCCTCTTCGGGTGA
- a CDS encoding response regulator yields METVLVVDDEQGILEALADLLREEGYRVVSASHGREALERMAELRPDLVLTDWMMPVLDGPALIQRIRAEPAYQGVALLGMSAVDVMALRRLYPDLPFLQKPFDIETLLRQVRKALDARRL; encoded by the coding sequence ATGGAGACGGTCCTGGTGGTGGATGACGAGCAGGGCATCCTGGAGGCCCTGGCGGACCTCCTCCGTGAGGAGGGCTACCGCGTGGTGTCTGCCTCCCATGGACGCGAGGCGCTGGAGCGGATGGCGGAGCTCCGTCCGGACCTCGTCCTCACCGACTGGATGATGCCGGTGCTGGACGGGCCGGCGCTCATCCAGCGCATCCGGGCCGAGCCGGCGTACCAGGGCGTGGCCCTGCTGGGAATGAGCGCGGTGGACGTCATGGCCCTGCGCCGGCTGTACCCGGACCTTCCCTTCCTCCAGAAACCCTTCGACATCGAGACGCTCCTGCGCCAGGTCCGCAAGGCCTTGGATGCGCGGCGCCTCTAG
- a CDS encoding DUF4397 domain-containing protein: protein MRGWLLAVGLCLALGSTGCGDDEPNDVPDAGRDSETVDAGRDAGSEDAGGDAGPDGGTDAGCTAGGSCPPPTCADGGAALSDGGCPPPPTCADGGSPGADGGCPPPVSDVAYVRFVNASLGLKDNPSDSDSAPWRPYLLDVYQGGTELFDSVAPGDEAVTEYKQVPAGTALAFTTRNAEAGASAAALATAEAVTLQAGERLTLVAVGFSDRTELDRVERARLLVLKESFDAPAAGRAQVRFISADRVTSIPEQGRTRRLGLESAAASPVATVNPYAADAPGGVSVPATTQRLVISSSGDTGFSPSVSKRLFFTVPAGTLAEGSAWFAILTGDDRRPLPDAGQPAMVLVRAGQDQSLRLKRDPLVYFFNALLPPTPDEDPLLLQALQGTAKVAVAMEFNFSPAIGDLPVTEAGHTLKIARNDDVNATVLASADTGPLQAGGRYLAVVTGRAGGTDAQAPRMLVVQDRFTPSALDARLRLVNAISNAPAEGVDFGYFDVAANGTSKGSTFTPMATAVKYGDTTGPDTGVAFPAPITTGTTPLSYYGLRTTGGATALAAQGNAMERPHFLVLLGDWDTGLLLFLGFNVRENSWSGVAPFDVFME, encoded by the coding sequence TTGAGAGGATGGCTGTTGGCGGTGGGCCTGTGCCTTGCGCTGGGCAGCACCGGCTGCGGCGACGATGAGCCGAATGACGTGCCGGATGCCGGCCGGGACTCCGAAACCGTGGATGCCGGCAGGGACGCCGGGTCCGAGGACGCTGGCGGAGATGCCGGCCCGGATGGGGGAACGGACGCGGGCTGTACCGCTGGCGGCAGCTGCCCTCCGCCCACGTGCGCGGATGGTGGCGCGGCCCTGTCGGATGGCGGGTGCCCTCCGCCGCCCACCTGTGCCGATGGGGGCTCGCCCGGTGCGGATGGTGGCTGCCCTCCGCCGGTGTCGGACGTGGCCTATGTCCGCTTCGTGAATGCGTCCCTGGGGTTGAAGGACAACCCCAGCGACAGTGACAGCGCGCCGTGGAGGCCGTACCTGCTCGACGTGTACCAGGGCGGCACGGAGCTGTTCGACTCGGTGGCGCCGGGCGACGAGGCGGTGACGGAGTACAAGCAGGTGCCGGCAGGCACGGCCCTCGCGTTCACCACGCGCAACGCGGAGGCCGGGGCTTCCGCGGCGGCGCTCGCCACCGCGGAGGCTGTCACGCTCCAGGCCGGTGAGCGGCTCACCCTGGTGGCCGTGGGCTTCTCGGACCGCACGGAGCTGGACCGCGTGGAGCGCGCCCGGCTGCTGGTCCTGAAGGAGTCCTTCGATGCTCCGGCCGCCGGGCGGGCCCAGGTGCGCTTCATCTCGGCGGACCGGGTGACCAGCATCCCGGAGCAGGGACGCACCCGGCGCCTGGGACTCGAGTCGGCGGCGGCCTCTCCCGTCGCCACCGTCAACCCCTACGCGGCGGACGCGCCCGGCGGCGTCTCCGTCCCCGCCACCACCCAGCGGCTGGTCATCTCCTCCTCGGGTGACACGGGCTTCTCCCCGTCGGTGAGCAAGCGACTCTTCTTCACCGTGCCGGCCGGCACCCTGGCGGAGGGCAGCGCGTGGTTCGCCATCCTCACGGGCGACGACCGACGGCCGCTGCCGGACGCAGGCCAGCCCGCCATGGTGTTGGTCCGCGCCGGGCAGGACCAGTCCCTGCGCCTGAAGCGCGACCCGCTGGTCTACTTCTTCAACGCGCTCCTGCCGCCGACGCCGGACGAGGACCCGCTCCTGCTCCAGGCGCTCCAGGGCACGGCCAAGGTGGCGGTGGCCATGGAGTTCAACTTCTCCCCCGCCATTGGCGACCTGCCCGTCACGGAAGCCGGGCACACGCTGAAGATTGCCCGGAACGATGACGTCAACGCCACGGTGCTCGCGAGCGCGGACACCGGGCCGCTCCAGGCCGGCGGGCGCTACCTGGCGGTGGTGACGGGCCGCGCGGGCGGCACGGACGCGCAGGCGCCCCGGATGCTCGTCGTCCAGGACCGGTTCACCCCGAGCGCCCTGGACGCGCGGCTGCGGCTGGTCAACGCCATCTCCAACGCACCGGCGGAGGGCGTGGACTTCGGCTACTTCGACGTCGCGGCCAACGGCACCAGCAAGGGGAGCACCTTCACTCCCATGGCGACCGCGGTGAAGTACGGCGACACCACCGGCCCGGACACTGGCGTCGCCTTCCCGGCCCCCATCACCACCGGCACCACGCCCCTGAGCTACTACGGGCTGCGGACGACGGGCGGCGCCACCGCGTTGGCGGCGCAGGGCAACGCCATGGAGCGGCCGCACTTCCTCGTGCTGCTGGGGGACTGGGACACGGGCCTGCTGCTGTTTCTCGGCTTCAACGTCCGGGAGAACAGCTGGTCCGGCGTGGCCCCGTTCGACGTCTTCATGGAGTAG
- a CDS encoding PAS domain-containing sensor histidine kinase, producing MSSNSPDMAGPPSLGSTDLRESAQALSQVQREHEELIDSVDGIVWEADASFRFLLVSRQAERLLGYPVERWYQEPDFWVSHIHPDDREQAASYCRSAVEKCLAHEFEYRMIAADGRVVWLRDIVTVVSDEGRPRRLRGIMVDSTVQHATQEHLERTVSVLEATLESTADALLVVDRDGQVLACNRQFQQLWGITDAHLTAGDVPMLQAVRERLKDPERFLERVRQLYASPAAESFDVVELRDGRVLERYSMPKRQRGAITGRVWSFRDVSARVQAEREREHLLRDAHEAIQVRDDFLSIASHELKTPLTPLRLQLQRLKQEVESGQSVAPGRVDKALGQVRRLSALVNDLLDASCVGAGRMELQRTPLSLPELVREVFSDFLGVSDSHALTYEGPDEDVLIQGDRGRLAQVLTNLLENALKYSPLGGAVHVTLTHSGGDAVVTVADSGIGIPKEEQAHLFERFFRARNAPVSGFGGLGLGLYICRDIIERHGGHIWVESELGRGSVFHVSLPELGTRALHEAHV from the coding sequence ATGTCATCGAACTCACCAGACATGGCGGGCCCTCCTTCGCTTGGGAGCACGGACCTGAGGGAGAGTGCCCAGGCACTGTCGCAGGTGCAGCGCGAGCACGAGGAGCTCATCGACAGCGTCGACGGCATCGTCTGGGAGGCCGATGCGTCCTTCCGCTTCCTCCTCGTCAGCAGGCAGGCGGAGCGGCTGCTCGGGTATCCGGTGGAGCGGTGGTACCAGGAGCCGGACTTCTGGGTGAGCCACATCCACCCGGACGACCGGGAGCAGGCGGCCTCGTACTGTCGCAGTGCGGTGGAGAAGTGCCTGGCGCACGAGTTCGAGTACCGGATGATTGCCGCCGACGGACGCGTCGTGTGGCTGCGCGACATCGTCACGGTGGTGAGTGACGAAGGGCGCCCCCGGAGACTGCGCGGCATCATGGTGGACAGCACCGTGCAGCACGCGACGCAGGAGCACCTGGAGCGCACGGTGTCCGTGCTGGAGGCCACCCTCGAATCGACGGCGGACGCGCTGCTCGTCGTGGACCGCGACGGACAGGTGTTGGCCTGCAACCGCCAGTTCCAGCAACTGTGGGGAATCACCGACGCGCACCTGACCGCCGGAGACGTGCCGATGCTCCAGGCGGTGAGGGAGCGGCTGAAGGACCCGGAGCGGTTCCTGGAGCGGGTGCGGCAGCTGTACGCCAGCCCGGCGGCGGAGAGCTTCGACGTCGTCGAGCTGCGCGACGGGCGCGTGCTGGAGCGCTACTCGATGCCCAAGCGGCAGCGGGGTGCCATCACCGGCCGGGTGTGGAGCTTCCGGGACGTGTCCGCGCGAGTGCAGGCGGAGCGGGAGCGGGAGCATCTGCTGCGCGACGCCCACGAGGCCATCCAGGTGCGTGACGACTTCCTCTCCATCGCCTCCCACGAGCTGAAGACGCCGCTGACGCCCCTGCGGCTGCAGCTACAGCGGCTGAAGCAGGAGGTGGAATCGGGTCAGTCCGTCGCGCCCGGGCGCGTGGACAAGGCCCTGGGCCAGGTGCGCCGGCTGTCCGCGCTGGTGAATGACCTGCTGGACGCCTCGTGCGTGGGCGCGGGGCGGATGGAGCTGCAGCGCACGCCCCTGTCGCTCCCGGAGCTGGTGCGCGAGGTGTTCTCCGACTTCCTCGGCGTCAGCGACAGCCACGCGCTCACGTACGAGGGCCCGGACGAGGACGTCCTCATCCAGGGGGACCGGGGCCGGCTGGCACAGGTGCTGACGAACCTGCTGGAGAACGCGCTGAAGTACAGCCCGCTGGGGGGAGCGGTGCACGTCACGCTCACGCACTCTGGAGGGGACGCGGTCGTCACGGTGGCGGACAGCGGCATCGGGATTCCAAAGGAGGAGCAGGCGCACCTGTTCGAGCGCTTCTTCCGGGCGCGCAACGCCCCGGTGTCGGGCTTCGGCGGGCTGGGGCTGGGGCTCTACATCTGCCGGGACATCATCGAGCGGCACGGCGGACACATCTGGGTGGAGAGCGAGCTGGGGCGCGGCTCCGTGTTCCACGTCTCGCTCCCCGAGCTGGGCACGCGGGCGCTGCACGAAGCGCACGTCTGA
- a CDS encoding tetratricopeptide repeat protein, with translation MPHSILSGSSWLLIALPLLAASAAATPPKQGTGKEDPKAAARVLFDSAQREYDLGNFEVALGGYSEAYRLMPAPALLFNIGQCHRQLGQYERAAFFYRRYLALEPDSPDAPLVVELIQTVEAKQAELDAQKPKQGTPLEVPLTPAPQAERPPSGPAFLRNRWFWAGVGVVAVGATTAVLLTRSNEPRANLGTVTVP, from the coding sequence ATGCCACACTCGATCCTTTCCGGAAGTAGCTGGCTGCTCATCGCCCTGCCCCTGCTCGCCGCGTCCGCCGCCGCCACGCCGCCGAAGCAGGGCACCGGGAAGGAAGACCCCAAGGCCGCCGCCCGCGTGCTCTTCGACTCCGCGCAGCGCGAGTACGACCTGGGGAACTTCGAGGTCGCACTGGGCGGCTACTCGGAGGCCTACCGGCTGATGCCGGCGCCCGCGCTGCTCTTCAACATCGGCCAGTGCCACCGTCAGCTCGGCCAGTACGAGCGCGCCGCGTTCTTCTACCGCCGCTACCTCGCGCTCGAGCCCGACTCACCGGATGCCCCGCTCGTCGTCGAGCTCATCCAGACGGTGGAGGCGAAGCAGGCCGAGCTCGACGCGCAGAAGCCGAAGCAGGGCACGCCACTGGAGGTGCCCCTGACGCCGGCCCCCCAGGCGGAGCGCCCGCCTTCCGGGCCCGCCTTCCTGCGCAACCGCTGGTTCTGGGCGGGAGTGGGCGTCGTCGCAGTCGGGGCGACCACCGCGGTGCTGCTCACGCGCTCGAATGAGCCGCGCGCCAACCTGGGCACGGTGACGGTGCCATGA
- a CDS encoding ATPase domain-containing protein → MSSSEQPARPDARVSTGVPGLDSVLGGGLVPSGVYIVVGEPGAGKTLLANQLCYHQAHGGARCLYVTLLAESHARMLANMRDMAFFDSAMLPEGVYYVSGFRTLEEQGLPGLLELLRREVRNHNASILVLDGLVQAQEAAGSNRDFKKFIHELQVSAGLARFTVLMLTSDGPVIHPEYTMVDGILELRERTAGVRSWRELQVRKFRGSPTLSGVHNFRVTSAGLEVFPRLEARVRRSPPPDPGAHRIHFGIHSLDALFPEGLAAGSTTLVLGPPGVGKTLMGSSLLAEGLRQGEPCLYMGFYEPPNRLLSKVSSAGIDLKGAVADGRLNIIWQPPAECILDVLADQLLTDVRKRKVKRVFVDGLSAMSQSTPESSRMSSFFAALTQELRCEGTTTFFGLETPRLFGPVLDVPLESGPSAVAENLFFLRHVELEGRLRRLLSIFKLRDTDYDPTLREFVISRQGIEVLPPFSVNVDTLLTGLARHPGGGHS, encoded by the coding sequence ATGTCCTCTTCCGAGCAGCCCGCGCGGCCGGACGCGCGCGTGTCCACCGGCGTGCCAGGGCTCGACTCCGTGCTGGGTGGCGGTCTCGTTCCGTCTGGCGTCTACATCGTCGTGGGCGAGCCCGGCGCGGGGAAGACGCTTCTCGCCAACCAGCTCTGCTACCACCAGGCACATGGGGGCGCCCGCTGCCTCTACGTCACCCTGCTGGCCGAGTCCCACGCGCGCATGCTCGCGAACATGCGCGACATGGCCTTCTTCGACTCGGCGATGCTGCCCGAGGGCGTCTACTACGTCAGCGGCTTCCGCACGCTGGAGGAGCAGGGGCTGCCGGGGCTGCTGGAGCTGCTGCGGCGCGAGGTGCGCAACCACAACGCCAGCATCCTGGTGCTGGACGGGCTGGTACAGGCGCAGGAGGCGGCCGGCAGCAACCGCGACTTCAAGAAGTTCATCCACGAGCTGCAGGTGTCCGCGGGCCTGGCCCGCTTCACCGTGCTGATGCTGACCAGCGACGGGCCCGTCATCCACCCGGAGTACACCATGGTGGACGGCATCCTGGAGCTGCGCGAGCGGACCGCGGGCGTGCGCTCGTGGCGTGAGCTCCAGGTGCGCAAGTTCCGGGGCAGCCCCACGCTGTCCGGCGTCCACAACTTCCGCGTCACCAGCGCGGGGCTGGAGGTCTTCCCCCGCCTGGAGGCGCGCGTGCGCCGCTCGCCGCCCCCGGACCCGGGCGCCCACCGCATCCACTTCGGCATCCACTCGCTGGACGCGCTCTTCCCGGAAGGGCTGGCCGCGGGCTCCACCACGCTCGTGCTCGGCCCCCCTGGGGTCGGCAAGACGCTGATGGGCAGCAGCCTGCTCGCCGAGGGACTGAGGCAGGGGGAGCCGTGTCTCTACATGGGCTTCTATGAGCCGCCCAACCGGCTGCTGAGCAAGGTGTCGTCCGCGGGCATCGACCTGAAGGGCGCGGTGGCGGACGGCCGGCTGAACATCATCTGGCAGCCCCCCGCGGAGTGCATCCTCGACGTGCTGGCGGACCAGCTCCTCACGGACGTGCGCAAGCGCAAGGTGAAGCGGGTGTTCGTGGACGGCCTGAGCGCCATGAGCCAGTCCACGCCCGAGTCCTCGCGGATGAGCTCGTTCTTCGCCGCCCTCACCCAGGAGCTGCGCTGCGAGGGGACCACCACCTTCTTCGGTCTGGAGACGCCCCGGCTCTTCGGCCCGGTGCTGGACGTGCCCCTGGAGTCGGGGCCCTCCGCGGTGGCGGAGAACCTCTTCTTCCTGCGCCACGTGGAGCTCGAAGGGCGCCTGCGCAGGCTGCTGTCCATCTTCAAGCTGCGAGACACCGACTACGACCCCACCCTTCGGGAGTTCGTCATCTCCCGACAAGGCATCGAGGTGCTGCCCCCCTTCAGCGTCAACGTGGACACCCTGCTGACTGGCCTTGCCCGGCATCCGGGCGGTGGCCATTCCTGA